The proteins below are encoded in one region of Rhododendron vialii isolate Sample 1 chromosome 7a, ASM3025357v1:
- the LOC131332098 gene encoding uncharacterized protein LOC131332098, whose product MDTEIHISQVSETPNTQVDTDMETHPSAKVASDQGLPHAKTTEISFKAALVQSKALTKDDIEKRIAEFGESDDEDEEMEESDPPPTKSKIKITFSKERLKRSRAQWRGCLIIKLLGKNLGFKTLMDRIHRLWNLEGTIVPIDVGLGFYIIRFETKTDYHRVYTGGPSIIQDHYLTVRKWHSNFKADMAEAIKTAVWVRVPLLPMEFYEEDNINEIAEKLGKPLKVDNKTMVSVRGSYARICVEMDLSQPLPPSIAVEKYDYYLEYEHLHLICFSCGRVGHRRETCGALPATEMTGGVAEPTVDNHIRADNKPVRFNGQIAQEDPKEIGYGDWMVVSRRPRKLNSPNGPRNPEAQAQNHPNARNTKPMGQPRVGQRYQNSEPNQQKQYKDKGLALQQPATSKPNKPNHIEQIPSGSRFSPLVGQASTSSLVPTSDQPTPVLIPIPKKVTPKNAKPKQPNPNITINLPFTTPSPTLIPTTKPLPNQHT is encoded by the coding sequence ATGGACACCGAAATCCATATCTCTCAAGTTAGTGAAACTCCAAATACGCAAGTGGATACTGACATGGAAACCCACCCCTCTGCCAAGGTCGCTTCAGACCAGGGATTGCCACACGCTAAAACTACTGAAATCTCTTTCAAAGCTGCCTTGGTGCAATCTAAAGCACTGACTAAGGATGATATTGAAAAAAGAATTGCTGAATTTGGGGAAAGTGACGATGAAGACGAGGAAATGGAGGAGAGTGATCCTCCCCCcaccaaatccaaaatcaaaatcacctTCTCAAAAGAACGACTCAAGCGGAGCAGAGCTCAGTGGAGAGGCTGCCTAATCATAAAATTGTTGGGGAAAAATCTAGGATTCAAAACCCTTATGGATAGAATTCACCGACTCTGGAATTTGGAGGGAACAATTGTTCCGATCGATGTAGGACTGGGTTTCTACATCATTCGTTTCGAAACAAAAACAGACTACCACAGAGTTTACACGGGTGGTCCTTCGATCATCCAAGACCATTATCTCACTGTAAGGAAATGGCACAGCAACTTCAAGGCAGATATGGCAGAAGCCATTAAAACGGCTGTTTGGGTTAGGGTTCCACTCCTACCCATGGAATTTTATGAAGAGGACAACATCAATGAGATTGCTGAAAAGCTGGGAAAACCATTGAAAGTGGACAACAAAACTATGGTCTCGGTTCGGGGTAGCTATGCCCGGATCTGCGTTGAGATGGATTTGAGCCAGCCGCTTCCACCATCGATTGCAGTAGAGAAATATGATTATTATCTTGAATATGAACATTTACATCTTATTTGTTTCTCTTGTGGTAGGGTGGGTCATCGACGGGAGACCTGTGGAGCGTTACCGGCGACGGAGATGACTGGTGGTGTTGCAGAGCCTACCGTTGACAATCACATCAGGGCTGACAACAAACCAGTCCGTTTTAACGGACAAATTGCTCAGGAGGATCCAAAAGAAATTGGGTATGGGGATTGGATGGTTGTCTCTAGACGGCCTAGAAAACTAAATAGCCCAAATGGGCCGAGAAACCCAGAAGCCCAAGCACAAAACCACCCCAATGCCAGGAATACAAAGCCTATGGGACAGCCTCGAGTAGGCCAAAGATATCAAAATTCAGAGCccaaccaacaaaaacaatacaaGGATAAAGGCCTAGCATTACAACAACCTGCTACTAGTAAACCAAACAAGCCTAATCACATTGAACAAATTCCTAGTGGTTCCAGATTTAGCCCATTGGTTGGGCAAGCCTCTACATCTAGCCTAGTTCCTACCTCGGATCAGCCTACTCCAGTTTTAATTCCCATCCCCAAAAAGGTTACTCCCAAGAACGCCAAACCTAAACAGCCAAACCCTAACATCACTATCAACCTGCCCTTTACAACCCCTAGCCCCACTCTCATCCCCACCACCAAGCCGCTACCCAATCAACATACTTAA